A region of Mesoplodon densirostris isolate mMesDen1 chromosome 11, mMesDen1 primary haplotype, whole genome shotgun sequence DNA encodes the following proteins:
- the CRELD2 gene encoding protein disulfide isomerase CRELD2 isoform X1, producing MRPPAPAVLGLLLLMLLSPGEATKKPTPCKRCRELVDKFNQGMVDTAKKNFGGGNTAWEEKTLSKYEFSEVRLLEIMEGLCGTSDFECNQLLEEHEGLLETWWLRLKKKYPDLFEWFCVKTLKVCCAPGTYGPDCLACQGGSERPCSGNGHCSGDGSRQGDGSCQCHLGYRGPLCADCMDGYFNSLRNETHSICSACDESCKTCTGPTNRDCSQCEVGWAREDDACVDVDECTAEPPPCEEQQYCENVSGSFACQECDSTCVGCTGKGPGQCKECLPGYSKESGQCTDIDECSLAEKPCLRRNENCYNTPGSFVCVCPEGFEEAEDVCVQTGPAGAEVTEASPTQPPSHEDL from the exons ATGCGCCCGCCGGCCCCGGCcgtgctggggctgctgcttctgATGCTGCTGTCGCCCGGCGAGGCCACCAAGAAGCCGACGCCCTGCAAGCGATGCCGGGAGCTGGTAGACAAGTTCAACCAG GGAATGGTGGACACAGCAAAGAAGAACTTTGGGGGTGGAAACACGGCTTGGGAGGAAAAGACGCTGTCCAAGTATGAATTCAG CGAGGTCCGCCTGCTGGAGATCATGGAGGGCCTGTGTGGAACCAGCGACTTCGAGTGCAACCAGCTGCTGGAGGAGCACGAGGGGCTCCTGGAAACCTGGTGGCTGCGGCT GAAGAAGAAGTATCCTGACTTATTTGAATGGTTTTGTGTGAAAACACTGAAAGTTTGCTGTGCTCCGGGAACTTAcgggccagactgcctgg CGTGCCAGGGTGGGTCCGAGCGGCCCTGCAGTGGGAACGGCCACTGCAGCGGAGACGGCAGCAGACAGGGCGACGGGTCGTGCCAGTGCCACCTGGGGTACCGGGGACCGCTGTGCGCCGACTGCATGGACGGCTACTTCAACTCACTGAGGAACGAGACGCACAGCATCTGCTCAG CCTGTGACGAGTCCTGCAAGACGTGCACGGGCCCTACCAACAGAGACTGCAGCCAGTGCGAAGTGGGCTGGGCGCGGGAGGACGACGCCTGCGTAG ATGTGGACGAATGCACGGCAGAGCCGCCCCCCTGCGAGGAGCAGCAGTACTGCGAGAACGTCAGCGGCTCCTTCGCGTGCCAGG AATGTGATTCTACCTGCGTGGGCTGCACGGGGAAGGGTCCTGGACAGTGTAAAGAGTGCCTCCCCGGCTACTCGAAAGAGAGTGGCCAGTGCACAG ACATTGACGAGTGCTCGCTGGCGGAAAAGCCCTGTCTGAGGAGGAACGAAAACTGCTACAACACGCCCGGGAGCTTCGTCTGCGTGTGCCCCGAGGGCTTCGAGGAGGCCGAGGACGTCTGTGTGCAGACGGGGCCGGCGGGGGCCG AAGTCACAGAAGCAAGCCCAACACAGCCGCCGTCCCATGAAGATTTATGA
- the CRELD2 gene encoding protein disulfide isomerase CRELD2 isoform X3 encodes MRPPAPAVLGLLLLMLLSPGEATKKPTPCKRCRELVDKFNQGMVDTAKKNFGGGNTAWEEKTLSKYEFSEVRLLEIMEGLCGTSDFECNQLLEEHEGLLETWWLRLKKKYPDLFEWFCVKTLKVCCAPGTYGPDCLACDESCKTCTGPTNRDCSQCEVGWAREDDACVDVDECTAEPPPCEEQQYCENVSGSFACQECDSTCVGCTGKGPGQCKECLPGYSKESGQCTDIDECSLAEKPCLRRNENCYNTPGSFVCVCPEGFEEAEDVCVQTGPAGAEVTEASPTQPPSHEDL; translated from the exons ATGCGCCCGCCGGCCCCGGCcgtgctggggctgctgcttctgATGCTGCTGTCGCCCGGCGAGGCCACCAAGAAGCCGACGCCCTGCAAGCGATGCCGGGAGCTGGTAGACAAGTTCAACCAG GGAATGGTGGACACAGCAAAGAAGAACTTTGGGGGTGGAAACACGGCTTGGGAGGAAAAGACGCTGTCCAAGTATGAATTCAG CGAGGTCCGCCTGCTGGAGATCATGGAGGGCCTGTGTGGAACCAGCGACTTCGAGTGCAACCAGCTGCTGGAGGAGCACGAGGGGCTCCTGGAAACCTGGTGGCTGCGGCT GAAGAAGAAGTATCCTGACTTATTTGAATGGTTTTGTGTGAAAACACTGAAAGTTTGCTGTGCTCCGGGAACTTAcgggccagactgcctgg CCTGTGACGAGTCCTGCAAGACGTGCACGGGCCCTACCAACAGAGACTGCAGCCAGTGCGAAGTGGGCTGGGCGCGGGAGGACGACGCCTGCGTAG ATGTGGACGAATGCACGGCAGAGCCGCCCCCCTGCGAGGAGCAGCAGTACTGCGAGAACGTCAGCGGCTCCTTCGCGTGCCAGG AATGTGATTCTACCTGCGTGGGCTGCACGGGGAAGGGTCCTGGACAGTGTAAAGAGTGCCTCCCCGGCTACTCGAAAGAGAGTGGCCAGTGCACAG ACATTGACGAGTGCTCGCTGGCGGAAAAGCCCTGTCTGAGGAGGAACGAAAACTGCTACAACACGCCCGGGAGCTTCGTCTGCGTGTGCCCCGAGGGCTTCGAGGAGGCCGAGGACGTCTGTGTGCAGACGGGGCCGGCGGGGGCCG AAGTCACAGAAGCAAGCCCAACACAGCCGCCGTCCCATGAAGATTTATGA
- the CRELD2 gene encoding protein disulfide isomerase CRELD2 isoform X2, which yields MRPPAPAVLGLLLLMLLSPGEATKKPTPCKRCRELVDKFNQGMVDTAKKNFGGGNTAWEEKTLSKYEFSEVRLLEIMEGLCGTSDFECNQLLEEHEGLLETWWLRLKKKYPDLFEWFCVKTLKVCCAPGTYGPDCLACQGGSERPCSGNGHCSGDGSRQGDGSCQCHLGYRGPLCADCMDGYFNSLRNETHSICSACDESCKTCTGPTNRDCSQCEVGWAREDDACVDVDECTAEPPPCEEQQYCENVSGSFACQGERLRPAAPPASSPQNVILPAWAARGRVLDSVKSASPATRKRVASAQTLTSARWRKSPV from the exons ATGCGCCCGCCGGCCCCGGCcgtgctggggctgctgcttctgATGCTGCTGTCGCCCGGCGAGGCCACCAAGAAGCCGACGCCCTGCAAGCGATGCCGGGAGCTGGTAGACAAGTTCAACCAG GGAATGGTGGACACAGCAAAGAAGAACTTTGGGGGTGGAAACACGGCTTGGGAGGAAAAGACGCTGTCCAAGTATGAATTCAG CGAGGTCCGCCTGCTGGAGATCATGGAGGGCCTGTGTGGAACCAGCGACTTCGAGTGCAACCAGCTGCTGGAGGAGCACGAGGGGCTCCTGGAAACCTGGTGGCTGCGGCT GAAGAAGAAGTATCCTGACTTATTTGAATGGTTTTGTGTGAAAACACTGAAAGTTTGCTGTGCTCCGGGAACTTAcgggccagactgcctgg CGTGCCAGGGTGGGTCCGAGCGGCCCTGCAGTGGGAACGGCCACTGCAGCGGAGACGGCAGCAGACAGGGCGACGGGTCGTGCCAGTGCCACCTGGGGTACCGGGGACCGCTGTGCGCCGACTGCATGGACGGCTACTTCAACTCACTGAGGAACGAGACGCACAGCATCTGCTCAG CCTGTGACGAGTCCTGCAAGACGTGCACGGGCCCTACCAACAGAGACTGCAGCCAGTGCGAAGTGGGCTGGGCGCGGGAGGACGACGCCTGCGTAG ATGTGGACGAATGCACGGCAGAGCCGCCCCCCTGCGAGGAGCAGCAGTACTGCGAGAACGTCAGCGGCTCCTTCGCGTGCCAGGGTGAGCGCCTCCGGCCTGCGGCTCCACCCGCCTCGTCCCCCCAG AATGTGATTCTACCTGCGTGGGCTGCACGGGGAAGGGTCCTGGACAGTGTAAAGAGTGCCTCCCCGGCTACTCGAAAGAGAGTGGCCAGTGCACAG ACATTGACGAGTGCTCGCTGGCGGAAAAGCCCTGTCTGA